The region gagagtgtggaactgacaacaccaagtcaggggttaggatccccttaccagtcatcttaaaaaaaagaaagaaagaaagaaagaagaaatttgagttgtaaattcaaatttcaaatttacgAGGTAAGAATTTTGAGGGTAAAAGAGTGGTTGTTGTTAACTATACAATAGTTAACAATGGCTGTTGTTAACTGTACAGTAGTTAACAATGGCTGttgttaactataatcaccatgctgtgcattagatctccagaacttattcatattGAATAACTGAGACTTTGTACCCTTTCagtatagttaacaatactgtcctgtatactttaaacTTGCTGAGAGCATAGATCTTTACTGTTCTGTGTATGCTGTTGTAGTTGGATGCAGcactctataaatgtcaattatatccagttgattgctGGTGTTGTTGAGTTCAGCTATGTCCTTCCCAGTTTTCTGCCTGCTGGGTCTGGACACCTCTAATACAGGCGTTTAAAGTCTCCATCTAAGATAGTGGATTCATCTCTGTCTCCCTACAGTTCTATCAGTCTTTGCCATGTAATGTGATACGTGGTCAAGTGCttacacattaaggattgttatgtctccttggaGCACTGAACCCCTTTATCCTTACGTAATGCCCTTCTTTATCCCTACGTAATgcccttctttatccctgataactttccttgATTGGcagtctgctctgtctgaaattaaaattgctgctcctgctttcttttgatgaGTGTTAGCattgtatatttttctccattcattcacttttaatcaatacatttctttatatttaaactgGATTTCTTGGAGACAAAATATAATTGCATCTTGTTTTGTGATCATCTCTGACGATGTCTGAATTTAATTTGTGTATTTAGTCCATTCATATATAAGGCGTATTTGGTGTACTTAGTCCGTTCATATTACTGATAGATGTGGATAAATATCTACCGTATctgttagttttctatttgttggCCCTGTTCTTTGTTCTTAGTTTCGTCTTCCACTATTAACTGCCTTTTGTGgtttatatgattccattatcTGTCCTCTCTTAGTATATTTCTTGTACTTCCTTTGCTACCTTTTTTAGTGTATGCCCTAGAGTTGGTAATACACACTTACAACTAACGCAAGTCCACTTTCAATGACTCTGTACCACTTCATGGCGTGTGTGAGCACTGTGTATAATTATAGAATACTAAATCTTCCAACCTGTTCCACAGCCATGCACTTCACTTATGTATAAGCAGATATAGGCAAAATACATACGTATAACAGATTTTCCATGCACATGATATGAACAAATCATGCATAATTGCCTACATTTAGCTATTATTCTGGACAAAGTATTATCTGTCAGTTATTGTaagaattaggaaaataaaaggttttatttcaccttcacttattccttctttgaTAGTCTTCCTATCTTTATGTACATCTGTGTTTTTGACCTGTATCATATTCCTTCTGTCTAAAGGACTTTTAACACGTCTTTCAAGGCAGGatactggcaacaaattcccttAATTTCTATTCTCTGAGAAGGCCTTTATTTAGCCTCCATATCTGGAGGATAATTTTGCAGGGTAAAGAATTCTAGGTTTGGCTTTCTTCTCTGaacaatttaaacatttcaccctactctcttcttgcttgtctGCTTTCTGAGGATAAGTTGGATGTAGTTCTTATCCTTGTTCTTGTACAGGTAAGGTTTTCCCCCGCTTCCGTCttgtttctggatttttttttaaactttaattttctgTACTTTGACCATGATGTACCTAGGTGTAGCTTTCTGTGCACTTAACATGCTTGGTATTCTCTGACCTTCCTGGATATGTAGTTTGGTGCCTGACTTTAATTTGTGAAAATTATCAGTCCTTACATTTTcagtttctgttccttttttttttttctttttttctttttttttgggtggggggcAGTTGTCTGGTTTGGGGATTCGAACCAGTGACCTGGAGACCGGGGACAGGGAGCGACGGCAGGGGGCGGAGAGATGCAAGGACAGGGGAAGCCCAAGAGACTCAGGGACCCGAACTGCCCCAAGCGCGCCCTTCCCACCCGTTCCCCTGTCCTGGCCAGTGTCTGCAGGCTCGGCTCCAGCAGGTCCTGTCCCTCTCTTCGGTCCAGCTTAAACGCCCCAGCAGGTGACGTCGCCGCACGCCGTGCCCGCCCCACTCCCACGGCCACACCGGTCTGCGCCCCTTTGGCTCGTGCAGGCTCCGCCCCTCACCGCCTTGCAGCCTCTGCCACCCTTGGGGACGTTGGGCTCTCTAGCCCCGCCCCCCGGCGCGCAGCACAGCCccgcccactcccaccactgtgACGCACGCGTGACGCCACCATGACGCCAGCGCGGCTGCTCCCCAGGCGCTCGCGCTGCCCCCGCCCTGCTGCTAGGCGGCCGTTGCTAGGCTTGTGTTGACAGGTCCGGGCCGCCCGCAGGCCTTCGCCTCCCGCCTCCCGGTGCCTGCTGCGCCCGCCATGGACGACTCTGCGGTTGTGTCGGACCCGGAGCAGGCCGCCCTGCCGTGCCAATACATCCCGCCCAGGAACGTCTTGGGTACGCGGCGGCCGGCGGCAGGCGGGTCACCTCCCGGGCCCTGCTCCCCGCGTTTCGTCCCGCTCCTTCCCCCGCACTCGTTCCCCGTGTCCCCACTGCGCTCTCCCCCAGGTTTCCGGCCCATACCCCTGACAGCCTTGTGCCCCGTGTCTGGCCAGGCTCCACTGACAATCTCTTGAAAGAGGAAATCTTCAAGTACATGACCCAGAGGCGGAGGAGGCTTTCGCCCTCTAACTCGTCTGCCTCCTCCTATCGGTTCTCCGGTGAGACCCAGCCCCAGAGGCCCGCCTGGCCGCCCATGGGATGGGAACGGGGCATGGGCGACGGGGAGGATGGGTCGGGAGTGTGTGGCAAGGGCGTTGGCCGACTGGGGcactggagagaagggaagaaagcctggggggggggggcacatggactgctccccctcccccattcagaCTTGGATTCAGAACTCGAGGGCTCTTCGGATATGTACAATCTGCCCAAGAAAGAGGATACCTCACTTGACCAGAGCAAGGGTAAGGAAGGGATGGGGTGGGCACCCTGATACCTGCAGCCCACTCCGTCGGGGACTCCGGTCTCAGAGAGAACCTGAGGCCCCAACACCCACCACCTCTCAGCAGCCCGAAATGGGATTCAGATTAGGTCCAATGGGCCAGGCAGGGGACACCGATGCTTCCTCTGCTAACCATGGCCACCTTCCTAAGGCTGTAATGACGAGAACTATGAGGAGAGTTACCTGACCGCCAGGACTTCCAGGGAGGCCGATTCTGTGGGTACATCCAAGGACTTCCACCAGCCGGTGACTTTGCTCTCAAATGCTGACACCTTCAACCACCAGGCGAGCTGGCTGTCAGGCATCCTGTACTTTGATCCGACCTGAGGGGACCATAGCTGGGTTTGGGCAAATACAGTGCAGGAGGGGGGACACTGGGTGCACCCTTCATTCTCCAGGGAGAGCTAGGGTCAGCAGACACCTGTTTGGTCAGGGCCCTACTTTAGGGAGCCGTGAGAACTATTTGACTAGAGTGCATGGGACGGCACATGGCCTGGACCCTGGTCTGAGATCTAGGCTCATGCTCTTTCTGAGAATCCTTAGGGTAGAAAGGAGGGTGCTGGGGCACAGGCAGCCAGGACAGTCACTGAGCGAGTGGCAAGGCCCCACAGTCAAAAGGCCGGCAACCCAGGAGGTTCTGGAAGGGGCAGGTCCCTGGCCTTTAAGTAATAGTCTGAGTGAGCTGACCAAGGAAGTTCGGACTGAGGGATATGATAGGGCCATGGTGATCCCACCAACCAGTTCTCTCACCCTGACTTCCTTCTGCAGATTCACGATGACAGTCTTTTATCTTCTTCCGAAGAGGACAGCAAGGATAGGTGGGTAGTGGAGAGGCCCAGGGACGGGGCTGGTTCTGGGCCGAGGCTCTCCTGGGCCACTTGCTCCCCTCTTTTGCCTCAGGGAACACCCCGTGTACGGCTTGGACAGTGCCTACCAGAGCGTCGCACACTACAGCTGCATTTCCAGCATCTCCAAAAGCTCCCAGGACCTGTCCTATTATCCTacatcctcatcctcctcctctttatcCTCATCTTCATGTTCCTGCCCTTCATGTCTCACCCGATACACCATCCAGCCAGGAAAGCAGGCCCTTAGGGTCCCGCTCTGGGGCCAGCTGCTGCTTTTCCTGCTCTTAAATGCCATCCTACTCTTTGTTTACTACTACTGGGAGCTTCAAGAGGGCAACCCCTTCTGGATGGAGCCCTGAGGGTTTTTGGCTTCAGAGCCAGCTCTTCTCAGAAGTCCTGGCTGACTTCTTCAGCAGTGtttgatgggggtggggtgggggttttTCGTGTGTTCTAGCTTTGGGAGGCTGAGCCTAACCCGAGGCAGTGTCTGTTCTCCCTGCCTTGTCCTGCCAGGGAGGCAGCAGACTCAGGCCCTCCAGTGTATGGTGGTCCTGGGCTTGCCTTCCTCTGGAGCCTCCTGGCCCTGGTTGCGTGTGACCCTTAAGGCCTGGGAGGGAAAGAACTCATTCCCGAGGAGAATGGGGTTGTTGTCATGCATGCCTCTTGTTCATTGACACCTTGTTGGCCAAAGGCCACCCTGACTTTGTTTTCATGGACACACAATAAAAAGACCATTTATTTGTAATGTATTGGCTCTTCgtgctgggggaggggttgggcTCCCATGGCATGGGGCCTCtggtcttggatctcaaggatcaCTATCTggctttgcatttctgttttggtCTTGGGTTGGGGATCAAATGCTACCCATAGatatgtttgtgttttgtttgtagGTTTTATTCCTTAACTCATTCCCCAAAGCATTTACAATGTGcgtaggttacatgcaaatactatgccatttatataagggacttgagcatcagtGGATTTggg is a window of Cynocephalus volans isolate mCynVol1 chromosome X, mCynVol1.pri, whole genome shotgun sequence DNA encoding:
- the LOC134367461 gene encoding emerin-like — its product is MDDSAVVSDPEQAALPCQYIPPRNVLGSTDNLLKEEIFKYMTQRRRRLSPSNSSASSYRFSDLDSELEGSSDMYNLPKKEDTSLDQSKGCNDENYEESYLTARTSREADSVGTSKDFHQPVTLLSNADTFNHQIHDDSLLSSSEEDSKDREHPVYGLDSAYQSVAHYSCISSISKSSQDLSYYPTSSSSSSLSSSSCSCPSCLTRYTIQPGKQALRVPLWGQLLLFLLLNAILLFVYYYWELQEGNPFWMEP